In Neisseria perflava, the DNA window CTACCTTACCTTGGCATAATAAAAGTTAATTTATTCAATGTATTCATTCCAATATAAAAGCTGAATGCGCCGAATAAATAACCGAGGCCTTGGCCAAAACCACCGATTAAAAGTAAATTTAGAATATCAGACGGCATAGAATTTATGGCATTCAAGGTGTAATCTTTAAATTTATTTAGCGCAATAATATAGCCTGCATATGTTACAAACGTCATGCCAGTAGCAATAATTATTCTGACAATTAGCATTTTGAGCA includes these proteins:
- a CDS encoding DUF2523 domain-containing protein gives rise to the protein MPLLAGLIPLLAILLKMLIVRIIIATGMTFVTYAGYIIALNKFKDYTLNAINSMPSDILNLLLIGGFGQGLGYLFGAFSFYIGMNTLNKLTFIMPR